From Ficedula albicollis isolate OC2 chromosome 5, FicAlb1.5, whole genome shotgun sequence, one genomic window encodes:
- the GSC gene encoding homeobox protein goosecoid produces MPVSMFSIDNILAARPRCKDSVLLPPSAAPVVFPSLHGDSLYGSASDYGGFYSRAVAPASALPPAVTGSRLGYNNYYYGQLHVPASPVGPSCCGAVPPLGAQQCSCVPPAGYEGTGSVLMSPVPHQMLPYMNVGTLSRTELQLLNQLHCRRKRRHRTIFTDEQLEALENLFQETKYPDVGTREQLARRVHLREEKVEVWFKNRRAKWRRQKRSSSEESENAQKWNKASKTSPEKRQEDGKSDLDSDS; encoded by the exons GGACTCGGTGCTGCTGCCCCCGAGCGCCGCGCCCGTCGTCTTCCCCAGCCTGCACGGGGACTCGCTCTACGGCAGCGCCTCCGACTACGGCGGATTTTACTCGCGGGCGGTGGCTCCCGCCTCCGCGCT gcccccggcCGTCACCGGATCGCGGCTGGGCTACAACAACTACTACTACGGGCAGCTGCATGTGCCGGCGTCCCCCGTGGGCCCTTCGTGCTGCGGGGCCGTGCCGCCGCTGGGCgcccagcagtgctcctgcGTTCCGCCCGCAG GTTACGAGGGCACTGGGTCAGTCCTGATGTCCCCTGTTCCCCATCAGATGTTGCCCTACATGAACGTGGGCACTTTGTCCCGGACGGAGCTGCAGTTACTGAaccagctgcactgcaggcGAAAAAGACGGCACCGGACTATCTTCACTGACGAGCAGCTGGAAGCGCTGGAAAACCTCTTCCAGGAAACGAAATACCCAGACGTGGGCACCAGGGAACAGCTGGCCAGAAGGGTGCActtaagagaagaaaaagtggag GTTTGGTTCAAAAACCGCCGGGCGAAGTGGAGGAGGCAAAAGCGATCGTCTTCAGAGGAATCAGAAAACGCACAAAAGTGGAATAAAGCGTCTAAAACGTCGCCGGAGAAGAGACAAGAGGACGGGAAAAGTGACTTGGACTCTGACAGCTGA